The Eremothecium cymbalariae DBVPG#7215 chromosome 8, complete sequence genome has a window encoding:
- the BFR1 gene encoding Bfr1p (similar to Ashbya gossypii ADL267W), whose protein sequence is MSSNNRFNIKRPDTSVRDKKLETLNAQLKKVEQEIVLVRKQIEDSQVSDGSQSSKQKLHDQLKDIIKTQSDLKFKRQQIHDRIKQLDGQIKRKSGEIAEKVGKKLQYQSPGEIKQRLEQIDEEISSGDLSLVEEKLRVKEMQSLNKLSKDLQHIEPVKKSIEKDKETIVELKQELNGLNSKEVSAQFESTQSKLNQLQSENQLIYDQRSKLFTKRSALYNKRDEIFTQIKKIKGDFENEFKSYKKKLDEERMKREEEQKLSRLLEEKEEKMSKLQEKLIHARKPAFTYQINVIETALFSLDPTFVKPAANNIEFPGAQTAKTIKKVEADDLVPIVKEREEFFPSAGKSKKNKKKNASASSASASSASTKFSLEPTLIAILADLDVSVPMTKDDVPITVEQLKKKYEDFLSRQDQQTDKNIAEAEAQLDKLELEYNAKEQEIKKELEEKRAKEQAEKEAAEAQ, encoded by the coding sequence ATGTCGTCGAATAATAGGTTCAATATTAAGAGACCTGATACTAGTGTTCGGGATAAGAAGTTGGAGACTCTTAATGctcagttgaagaaggtgGAGCAAGAGATTGTTCTTGTTCGTAAGCAAATTGAGGACAGCCAGGTTTCGGATGGATCTCAGAGCAGCAAGCAGAAATTGCATGACCAGTTGAAGGATATTATCAAGACGCAGTCTGATCTCAAGTTCAAGAGACAACAGATCCATGATCGTATCAAGCAATTGGATGGGCAGATTAAGCGCAAGAGTGGGGAGATTGCGGAGAAGGTTGGTAAGAAGTTACAGTATCAATCACCAGGGGAGATTAAGCAACGGTTGGAGCAGATCGACGAGGAGATTTCATCGGGAGATTTATCTTTGGTTGAGGAGAAATTGAGGGTCAAAGAGATGCAATCCTTGAATAAGCTGTCCAAGGATTTGCAGCACATCGAGCCTGTCAAGAAGTCCATTGAGAAAGATAAGGAAACTATTGTTGAGTTGAAGCAGGAGTTGAATGGATTGAACTCTAAGGAAGTTTCAGCGCAGTTTGAATCTACTCAATCTAAGCTCAATCAATTGCAGTCCGAGAACCAGCTCATTTACGACCAAAGATCCAAGCTGTTCACCAAGAGATCTGCCTTGTACAATAAGCGTGACGAGATTTTCACTCAGATCAAAAAGATTAAGGGTGATTTCGAAAACGAGTTCAAGTCGtacaagaagaagttggatGAAGAACGCATGAAACGTGAGGAGGAGCAGAAGTTGTCACGTTTGCTGGAAGAGAAGGAGGAAAAGATGAGCAAGTTGCAAGAAAAGTTGATTCATGCTAGAAAGCCTGCCTTCACCTACCAGATTAATGTCATTGAAACGGCCTTGTTCTCTTTGGATCCTACTTTTGTCAAACCTGCTGCGAACAACATCGAATTCCCTGGCGCCCAAACCGCCAAAACCATTAAGAAGGTGGAAGCAGACGATTTGGTCCCCATTGTTAAAGAAAGGGAGGAGTTTTTCCCATCTGCCGGGAAATCtaaaaagaacaaaaagaagaatgcCTCTGCAAGTTCTGCCTCTGCCTCTTCCGCCTCTACTAAGTTCTCCTTGGAACCAACGTTGATCGCCATTCTTGCAGACTTGGACGTTTCTGTCCCTATGACCAAGGATGATGTACCAATTACTGTCgaacagttgaagaagaagtacGAAGACTTTTTGTCTAGACAAGACCAGCAGACTGACAAGAACATTGCCGAAGCAGAAGCCCAATTGGATAAATTGGAATTGGAATACAATGCGAAGGaacaagaaattaaaaaggaattagaagaaaaaaggGCAAAGGAACAAGCTGAAAAGGAAGCTGCAGAAGCCCAGTAA
- the IDI1 gene encoding isopentenyl-diphosphate delta-isomerase IDI1 (similar to Ashbya gossypii ADL268C): MSVIVEREILLGKEEIEIMSPYAELVRSLTQGDVLELFPEVIPINNRPNTHSSASSDQDQKDTVFKGHDEEQIKLMNENCIILDWEDNAIGAGTKKLCHLMSNIDKGLLHRAFSVFVFNSEGRLLLQQRASEKITFPDLWTNTCCSHPLCVDSEIGQKGSLEAKVQGAKVAAVRKLEHELGIPQDEALERGRFHFLNRIHYMAPSNGPWGEHEIDYILFYKVSDGQQLTVQPNPNEVRNSRWVTQQELKDMFADPRLKFTPWFELICESYLFEWWEQLPDLSNVENDTQIHRMV, translated from the coding sequence ATGTCGGTGATTGTTGAAAGGGAAATTTTGTTAGGAAAGGAGGAAATAGAGATTATGTCGCCTTATGCAGAATTAGTTAGATCGCTTACACAGGGGGATGTTTTAGAATTATTTCCAGAGGTGATTCCGATCAATAATAGGCCCAATACGCATTCGAGTGCTTCATCGGACCAAGATCAGAAGGACACGGTTTTCAAGGGGCATGATGAGGAGCAGATTAAATTGATGAATGAGAACTGTATTATTTTGGATTGGGAGGATAATGCTATTGGTGCAGGGACTAAGAAGTTGTGTCATTTGATGAGCAATATTGATAAGGGTTTGTTGCACCGGGCGTTTTCTGTGTTTGTGTTCAACAGCGAGGGTaggttgttgttgcagcaGCGTGCTAGTGAAAAAATCACTTTCCCAGATTTGTGGACTAATACGTGTTGTTCACATCCACTTTGTGTTGACAGTGAGATTGGCCAGAAGGGGAGTTTAGAGGCCAAGGTTCAAGGGGCGAAGGTTGCAGCGGTTAGGAAGTTGGAGCATGAGTTAGGGATTCCTCAGGATGAGGCCTTGGAGCGTGGGCGTTTCCACTTTTTGAATAGAATTCATTATATGGCGCCAAGCAATGGGCCATGGGGTGAACACGAGATTGattatattcttttttacAAGGTATCGGATGGTCAGCAGCTTACTGTTCAGCCTAACCCCAATGAAGTGCGCAACTCAAGGTGGGTAACGCAGCAGGAGTTGAAGGATATGTTTGCAGATCCGCGGCTCAAATTTACCCCATGGTTTGAGCTAATCTGCGAGAGCTATTTGTTCGAATGGTGGGAACAGCTACCTGATTTGTCGAATGTTGAAAACGATACCCAGATCCACAGAATGGTTTGA
- the MRM1 gene encoding Mrm1p (similar to Ashbya gossypii ADL269W) has translation MNRQYMRLFSSKVKSAVKVPNSSSFQNRAVNFRNNLPFHQRKKAWEKDGMAKDEWFRKKYAHIHARDGNSKSGDPYNKRASHVARLKQENEDQKRQHMEHKSKFQRDHAYRGLKPNPLLEYVYGTNSVLAAMQANKREYFTRLLHYGVLNPQIESLAKQLGVTMEEVDKHRLNIITNYGVHNNIVLEAKPLQPSELSHLGLCNPEEGNFEYTEMFLDQPTQKSSMFLSNGNKKFPLGLYLDEVVDPHNIGAILRSAYFLGADFVVLSRKNCAPLSPVTSKVSSGAMELIPIYNTDKPLNFFEKSKQYGGWTVLTTCVTTGTSVTQMVKSRAMLLGDLPALLQKTPVILVVGNEGNGVRTNIMQRSDFFVQVPFGRVGEIQSVDSLNVSVATSLLLHQLLQ, from the coding sequence ATGAATAGACAATATATGCGACTGTTCTCCTCGAAGGTCAAAAGTGCAGTGAAGGTTCCAAACAGTAgttcttttcaaaaccGAGCTGTTAATTTCAGAAATAATTTACCATTCcatcaaagaaagaaagcATGGGAAAAGGATGGAATGGCTAAAGATGAATGGTTTAGAAAGAAATACGCACATATCCATGCCCGTGATGGTAATTCAAAATCTGGCGATCCATATAATAAAAGAGCCTCCCATGTTGCACGTCTGAAGCAGGAAAATGAAGATCAAAAAAGGCAGCATATGGAACATAAATCTAAATTTCAACGTGATCACGCATATAGAGGTTTGAAACCAAACCCATTGCTGGAATATGTATATGGTACAAACAGTGTTTTGGCAGCGATGCAGGCCAATAAACGGGAATATTTTACTAGACTGTTACATTATGGTGTTTTGAACCCGCAGATAGAGTCGCTAGCTAAACAATTGGGTGTGACAATGGAGGAAGTGGATAAGCATAGGTTGAACATAATAACCAATTATGGAGTccataataatattgtatTGGAAGCCAAGCCTCTACAGCCAAGCGAACTCAGTCACTTGGGTTTATGCAACCCTGAAGAAGGTAATTTCGAATATACAGAAATGTTCTTGGATCAACCAACTCAAAAATCCTCCATGTTTTTGTCAAATGGCAATAAGAAGTTCCCACTGGGGCTGTACTTGGACGAGGTTGTTGATCCACATAATATTGGGGCTATACTTAGAAGTGCATATTTCTTGGGTGCTGATTTTGTGGTACTATCGCGCAAGAACTGTGCCCCGCTTTCCCCAGTGACTTCGAAAGTCAGTAGTGGTGCTATGGAGTTGATACCAATATACAATACTGATAAACCTCTAAATTTCTTTGAGAAATCCAAGCAATATGGCGGCTGGACAGTTTTAACAACGTGTGTCACGACGGGCACATCTGTTACACAGATGGTCAAAAGTAGAGCTATGCTTTTGGGTGATTTACCAGCATTGTTACAAAAAACACCGGTTATACTCGTGGTAGGAAATGAAGGCAACGGTGTGCGTACAAATATAATGCAAAGAAGCGATTTTTTTGTACAGGTCCCGTTTGGACGGGTAGGCGAGATACAGAGTGTTGATTCGTTGAACGTCAGCGTCGCTACATCATTACTATTGCATCAATTGCTACAATAA
- the HIS3 gene encoding imidazoleglycerol-phosphate dehydratase HIS3 (similar to Ashbya gossypii ADL270C) encodes MLSICSKGIDRMSEERRAFIERVTNETRIQIALSLDGGQIGIKDSILRNADNNNQVAKQATGSQVIDIHTGVGFLDHMIHALVKHAGWSLVLECVGDLHIDDHHTTEDCGIALGQAFKEALGAVRGIKRFGTGFAPLDEALSRAVVDISNRPFAVVDLALKRERIGDLSAEMIPHFLESFAGAAHITLHVDCLKGFNDHHRSESAFKALAVALKEAISSNGTNDVPSTKGVLI; translated from the coding sequence ATGCTGAGTATATGTTCAAAGGGTATTGATAGGATGTCTGAAGAACGTAGAGCATTTATAGAAAGGGTTACGAATGAAACAAGAATTCAGATCGCTCTTTCGTTGGATGGAGGCCAGATAGGAATTAAAGACTCCATTTTAAGGAATgcagataataataatcaagTTGCCAAACAAGCAACTGGGTCTCAGGTTATTGATATCCACACAGGTGTGGGTTTTCTCGACCATATGATTCATGCTCTTGTTAAACATGCGGGATGGTCGCTGGTTTTAGAGTGTGTTGGGGACTTACACATCGATGATCATCACACAACGGAGGATTGCGGTATAGCGTTAGGACAGGCTTTTAAGGAAGCTTTGGGAGCTGTACGTGGAATAAAGCGGTTTGGGACAGGGTTCGCTCCTTTGGATGAAGCATTGAGCCGGGCAGTTGTTGATATATCAAATAGACCATTTGCTGTGGTGGATTTGGCtttgaaaagagaaagGATCGGCGATTTATCAGCTGAAATGATTCCACATTTCCTGGAGTCGTTTGCGGGAGCAGCGCACATCACACTTCATGTGGATTGTTTGAAAGGCTTCAATGATCACCATCGAAGCGAAAGCGCTTTCAAGGCCCTAGCAGTTGCGTTAAAAGAGGCTATATCCAGTAATGGCACCAATGACGTTCCCTCCACCAAAGGTGTGTTAATTTAA
- the MRP51 gene encoding mitochondrial 37S ribosomal protein bS1m (similar to Ashbya gossypii ADL271W), translating into MVTRTVGRLAKFWKILEKRIFITSRYRSHLYTYKVYYGIRPNTVIAIRPARRLILKLMSSNLSNILRRSRLAQVPKIDKPLVHVGKKHHPTHQVIETKPACLRRQEWGLKSSIPSKVKSRYIIFNELDTMERLTDFEPIGQYQWNRIRFQEMGISPKYPMKSQGNPLFYNRSLNVSSESSPSVLTGIDSANTSVKKKKVLQLVESMRPAFKKWLTEAYPEVFIERSRVEKKQLNKYASEFLSQNMDITSADRLFRHASVVGTGGLTYNLAGRLRQSPKGIKQINVVEGRILQTNNLEKSVAVAGFIAKASSLGRNARRFEYEMGDFVREHTFPFLINEAKVNEEGRIVLDVSLIEGRPGSLRKSNRTFGVPSSKLHVYQRGSIKERTVSLEESAIHAEELLSILTNFER; encoded by the coding sequence ATGGTTACCCGGACTGTAGGCCGATTGGcaaaattttggaaaattttggaaaagcGCATTTTTATCACAAGTCGATATCGATCTCATTTATACACATACAAAGTGTATTATGGAATAAGACCGAATACAGTAATTGCTATACGACCTGCTAGACGGTTGATATTAAAGTTAATGAGTAGCAATCTTTCCAATATACTGCGGCGTTCACGCTTGGCCCAGGTTCCTAAAATTGATAAGCCGCTAGTTCATGTTGGCAAAAAGCATCATCCAACTCACCAGGTTATTGAAACGAAACCGGCCTGTTTACGTCGCCAGGAATGGGGTTTGAAGTCAAGTATCCCATCAAAGGTCAAGTCtagatatattattttcaatgaaTTAGATACAATGGAAAGGTTGACAGATTTTGAGCCTATTGGCCAGTACCAATGGAATAGAATTAGGTTTCAAGAGATGGGTATATCGCCAAAGTATCCTATGAAATCACAAGGTAATCCTCTTTTCTATAATAGATCGTTAAATGTATCCTCTGAATCGTCACCGAGCGTTTTGACTGGTATTGATTCAGCAAATACTAGTGTTAAGAAGAAAAAGGTGTTGCAGCTAGTGGAATCAATGCGTCCGGCGTTTAAAAAGTGGTTGACGGAGGCATATCCCGAAGTGTTTATTGAGAGAAGCAGGgttgaaaagaagcagctgAATAAGTACGCTTCTGAGTTCTTGTCTCAGAATATGGATATCACAAGTGCCGATCGTCTATTTCGTCATGCAAGCGTTGTTGGTACTGGTGGTTTGACATATAATTTGGCAGGTAGGTTAAGGCAGTCTCCTAAAGGtataaaacaaattaatgttgttgaaggaagaattcttcaaaccaacaatttggaaaaatctgttgctgttgcagGTTTCATTGCTAAGGCATCCTCATTGGGTCGTAATGCTCGTAGATTTGAATATGAAATGGGCGATTTTGTCAGAGAACACACATTCccatttttaataaatgaGGCTAAAGTTAACGAAGAGGGAAGAATTGTTTTGGATGTCAGTTTAATAGAGGGAAGACCCGGTTCTCTGAGGAAATCTAACAGGACCTTTGGGGTTCCCAGCTCCAAGTTACATGTATACCAAAGGGGATCCATCAAGGAGAGGACGGTCAGTCTAGAAGAATCGGCTATACATGCTGAAGAGTTATTAAGCATTCTTACAAACTTTGAAAGGtga
- a CDS encoding uncharacterized protein (similar to Ashbya gossypii ADL272W) produces the protein MKTRLKLLCKKDASGAEADSVESVAEDVEAGAGVQGKKEVLRQSIRPRHVFMISMATGIGTGLLVGNGKSIACAGIGGTLIGYGIIGVMLVCCMQSVGELVVAFPSLSGGFNSYGKRFIDPSLGFSVSWLFCLQWMIVLPLELVTGSMTIKYWNASLSPSLFVSVFYALICVVNSFGSGGYAEAEFIFNSLKVVVIIGFIILGVLIDTGCVGTSGTIGFRYLIDPGMFNKNYNIIKATAGTLVNAAFSCGGVEFLALSAAEQNRDNMPKSIGRACNQVSIRIFVFYLLSISVVGLLVPHNSPILMGSGSNMIHSSPYVAAVAMNGITVVPHIINAVILIAVISVANSAMYSSSRTLHSLAEQNFAPKYFTKLNKHGQPMRCLFISALFGLISFVAEYRDQEAIFIWLLSISGLSTIFTWTTICIAHIRFRDAIKSRGQSLETLGYKSITGVAGSYIATVINLVILVVQFWVSLFPLESNGKPNIVQFFQNYMAVPVALLFYIGHKVYTKNWSLLIRASNVDITTDRDIYCPTIEDPKIKVLMQNSPSQDLASVDSSSVSPALEMYAAIK, from the coding sequence atgaagacgagGTTGAAGCTTTTATGTAAGAAAGATGCTAGTGGAGCTGAGGCAGACAGTGTGGAGTCTGTGGCAGAGGATGTGGAGGCGGGAGCTGGCGTGCAGGGCAAGAAGGAGGTTCTTAGGCAGTCCATCAGGCCGCGTCATGTTTTTATGATCTCTATGGCGACGGGGATTGGGACTGGGTTGCTTGTGGGCAATGGGAAGTCTATAGCATGTGCTGGGATTGGGGGTACGTTGATTGGGTACGGGATCATTGGGGTTATGCTAGTGTGCTGTATGCAGTCGGTCGGGGAGTTAGTTGTTGCGTTTCCGTCGTTATCCGGGGGGTTTAATTCCTATGGGAAGAGGTTTATTGATCCATCGCTTGGGTTCAGTGTGTCGTGgttgttttgtttacaGTGGATGATAGTGCTACCGTTGGAGCTTGTGACTGGGTCGATGACGATCAAGTACTGGAATGCTAGTTTGTCGCCTAGTTTATTCGTTTCGGTGTTCTACGCATTGATATGTGTTGTAAATTCGTTTGGCTCGGGAGGGTACGCTGAGGCAgagtttatttttaattctttgaaggTGGTAGTGATAATTGGGTTCATCATTTTGGGTGTGTTGATTGACACCGGGTGTGTGGGTACTTCGGGGACCATTGGATTCAGGTATTTGATTGATCCAGGAATGTTTAATAAGAATTATAACATCATTAAGGCCACAGCGGGTACATTGGTGAATGCAGCTTTCTCTTGCGGAGGAGTCGAGTTTCTAGCATTATCTGCCGCTGAACAGAATCGTGATAATATGCCAAAAAGCATTGGACGAGCTTGCAACCAAGTATCAATCAGGATTTTTGTGTTTTACTTGTTGTCCATTTCAGTTGTGGGTCTTCTTGTTCCCCATAACTCTCCTATATTAATGGGTTCAGGATCTAATATGATCCACTCATCACCGTACGTTGCTGCCGTGGCTATGAACGGTATAACGGTCGTGCCTCACATTATAAATGCTGTCATATTAATTGCTGTCATCTCAGTTGCCAATAGCGCCATGTACTCTTCGTCCCGCACACTACACTCCCTAGCAGAACAGAATTTTGCTCCAAAGTACTTTACTAAGTTGAACAAACATGGCCAGCCCATGAGATGCTTGTTCATAAGCGCCTTATTCGGCCTCATATCATTTGTCGCCGAATACAGGGATCAGGAGGCCATATTTATATGGTTGTTATCCATCAGCGGattatcaacaatattTACTTGGACAACTATCTGCATCGCCCACATTCGCTTCCGTGATGCCATCAAATCCCGGGGACAGTCGCTCGAAACCTTGGGTTATAAATCAATTACTGGCGTTGCTGGCTCCTACATTGCAACGGTAATAAACCTTGTCATTTTGGTAGTACAATTCTGGGTTTCATTATTCCCATTGGAAAGCAATGGAAAACCAAATATAGTACAATTTTTCCAGAACTATATGGCTGTCCCCGTTGCCCTATTATTTTACATCGGTCACAAGGTTTATACTAAAAACTGGTCCCTACTTATTAGGGCCAGTAACGTCGATATTACCACAGATCGTGATATATACTGTCCAACCATCGAAGACCCCAAAATAAAGGTCTTAATGCAAAATTCTCCCTCACAGGATTTAGCAAGCGTAGATTCCAGTTCTGTCAGTCCTGCATTAGAAATGTACGCTGCTATTAAgtaa
- a CDS encoding DEAD-box ATP-dependent RNA helicase DED1 (similar to Ashbya gossypii ADL273C): MSELVNKMENMSMDDAAQKKTAYVPPHARRVKEQGVETSPRTMGNNYNRGGRYGGGSTNGGGSGYGRYGGNSRGGSWFGSNSKNPKGDRGGGYRPGRWVNGKHAPSWRSEELEIELFGTPDDPGFQSSGINFDNYDDIPVEASGEEVPEPISEFTSPPLDNLLLENIKMARFTRPTPVQKYSVPIVALGRDLMACAQTGSGKTGGFLFPVLSQSFGAGPAVVTEESGNNNYYNSRKAYPTAVVLAPTRELATQIFDEAKKFTYRSWVKPCVVYGGADIRQQLRELEHGCDLIVATPGRLNDLLERGKISLCNVKYLVLDEADRMLDMGFEPQIRHIVEGCDMPSVENRQTLMFSATFPTDIQHLAADFLKDYIFLSVGRVGSTSENITQKVLYVEDLDKRSVLLDLLAASDGGLTLVFVETKRMADALTDFLIMQNLSATAIHGDRSQAERERALQFFRTARANILVATAVAARGLDIPNVTHVINYDLPSDIDDYVHRIGRTGRAGNTGLATAFFNRGNKNVVKELIDILQEANQEVPSFLTQVARESSYGKAPTRGGRGGGYSRGNSTRDFRRHGGGGGSEWGSNSNAGGVSNNRSSSAWGNNRSGSGWGGNGSEWGNNSGSSWGASKPAGNNSWW, translated from the coding sequence ATGTCTGAACTAGTTAACAAGATGGAGAACATGAGCATGGACGATGCAGCTCAAAAAAAGACGGCATATGTGCCTCCTCATGCTAGACGCGTGAAAGAACAAGGTGTCGAGACTTCACCAAGAACTATGGGTAACAACTATAACAGAGGTGGTAGATATGGGGGTGGTAGTACTAACGGTGGTGGAAGTGGATATGGTAGGTACGGTGGTAATAGTCGTGGGGGTAGTTGGTTTGGGTCAAACTCTAAGAATCCAAAGGGGGACAGGGGAGGAGGGTATAGGCCAGGTAGGTGGGTTAATGGGAAGCACGCGCCTAGTTGGAGGTCTGAGGAGTTAGAGATAGAGTTGTTTGGTACTCCAGATGATCCTGGGTTTCAATCTTCGGGAATTAACTTTGATAATTACGATGATATTCCTGTTGAGGCTTCTGGAGAGGAAGTTCCGGAACCAATCAGCGAGTTTACTTCTCCTCCTTTGGACAATTTGTTGCTGGAGAACATTAAGATGGCGCGTTTCACACGTCCCACGCCGGTTCAGAAATACTCTGTTCCTATTGTTGCTTTGGGAAGAGATTTGATGGCTTGTGCTCAAACGGGTTCTGGTAAGACGGGTGGTTTCTTATTTCCTGTTCTTTCGCAGTCTTTTGGTGCGGGTCCAGCGGTTGTTACCGAGGAAAGCGGGAACAACAACTACTATAACAGCAGAAAGGCATACCCTACTGCAGTTGTGCTTGCGCCTACCAGAGAGTTGGCTACACAGATTTTTGACGAGGCCAAGAAGTTTACTTACAGGTCTTGGGTGAAGCCATGTGTTGTTTACGGTGGTGCTGACATCCGCCAGCAGTTGAGGGAGCTTGAACACGGCTGTGATTTGATTGTTGCTACTCCTGGTCGTTTAAACGATTTATTGGAGCGTGGTAAAATTTCCTTGTGCAACGTCAAATATCTAGTTCTTGATGAAGCAGACAGAATGTTGGATATGGGTTTCGAACCCCAAATTAGACATATTGTTGAAGGTTGTGATATGCCAAGTGTCGAGAACAGACAAACGTTGATGTTTTCCGCTACTTTCCCTACTGATATCCAACACTTGGCTGCTGACTTCTTGAAGGACTATATCTTTTTATCCGTTGGTAGAGTTGGTTCTACTTCTGAAAACATCACACAGAAGGTGTTGTATGTTGAGGACCTAGACAAGAGATCTGTCCTATTGGATTTGTTGGCTGCCTCTGATGGCGGCTTGACTTTGGTTTTCGTGGAAACCAAAAGAATGGCGGACGCCTTGACCGATTTTTTGATCATGCAGAACTTGTCGGCAACGGCAATTCACGGTGATCGTAGTCAGGCTGAACGTGAGCGCGCTTTGCAGTTCTTTAGAACCGCACGTGCTAATATTTTGGTTGCCACTGCTGTTGCAGCAAGAGGTTTGGATATCCCTAACGTTACACATGTTATCAACTATGATTTGCCTTCCGATATTGATGACTATGTTCACAGAATTGGTAGAACCGGTCGTGCCGGTAACACTGGTTTAGCTACGGCTTTCTTCAACCGTGGCAACAAAAACGTTGTAAAGGAATTGATTGATATTCTACAAGAAGCAAACCAAGAAGTTCCAAGCTTCTTGACTCAAGTTGCGAGAGAGTCGTCCTACGGAAAGGCTCCTACAAGAGGTGGTCGCGGAGGTGGTTATTCCCGCGGTAACAGCACTAGGGATTTCCGTCGTCATGGCGGTGGTGGCGGCTCTGAGTGGGGAAGCAACAGCAACGCAGGTGGTGtcagcaacaacagatCCAGTTCTGCTTGGGGCAACAACAGATCGGGCTCTGGTTGGGGCGGCAATGGTTCCGAGTGGGGCAATAATTCTGGTTCCTCATGGGGTGCTTCAAAGCCTGCCGGCAACAACTCATGGTGGTGA